In Helianthus annuus cultivar XRQ/B chromosome 9, HanXRQr2.0-SUNRISE, whole genome shotgun sequence, the following are encoded in one genomic region:
- the LOC118481723 gene encoding uncharacterized protein LOC118481723, whose translation MAWMAWDNVVVPIEYGGLGFGTLRDTNVAMLAKWWWSTLRFGVLHNGSSWVWEWRRQLVSAEELLQFQQLNDLLQGFLLTSGSDRWLWNLDPAGQFNVGSMKRMIIELNQTRPDYIVKWNSWIPKKVGLVAWQAQKERLPTRVALSKRGIAIQSLDCVLCGEYSEVSDHLLVSCGFAQMQVVYRWCKMQPIIAFSLKDILESYKQFEGSVKKKKAYHAVCLATLWSIWSMRNELMFSGKGKSPTAIVK comes from the exons ATGGCTTGGATGGCGTGGGATAATGTGGTAGTGCCGATTGAGTACGGGGGCTTGGGCTTCGGTACACTAAGGGACACAAATGTAGCTATGCTTgcaaaatggtggtggag TACATTAAGGTTTGGGGTATTACATAACGGGTCTTCATGGGTCTGGGAGTGGCGACGCCAGTTGGTTAGCGCAGAGGAACTGCTGCAGTTTCAACAATTAAACGATCTCCTGCAAGGTTTTTTACTCACATCGGGTTCGGATAGATGGCTTTGGAACCTGGACCCAGCCGGTCAATTTAATGTGGGCAGCATGAAGAGGATGATCATTGAGCTGAACCAGACTAGACCTGATTACATAGTTAAATGGAACAGTTGGATACCTAAGAAAGTTGGATTGGTGGCTTGGcaagctcaaaaagaaaggttGCCGACCCGAGTTGCATTGTCCAAAAGAGGTATTGCAATTCAATCCTTGGATTGCGTTTTGTGTGGTGAGTATAGTGAAGTTAGCGATCATCTTCTGGTCTCATGTGGTTTCGCTCAGATGCAAGTAGTGTACCGGTGGTGTAAAATGCAGCCGATAATTGCCTTTAGTCTCAAGGATATTCTTGAGTCCTATAAGCAGTTTGAGGGCTCGGTGAAAAAAAAGAAAGCGTATCATGCGGTTTGCTTGGCTACTTTGTGGAGCATATGGAGTATGAGAAATGAATTAATGTTTTCAGGGAAGGGGAAGTCACCTACTGCCATTGTCAAATAG